A region of the Hydra vulgaris chromosome 12, alternate assembly HydraT2T_AEP genome:
aataaatataataatttcatattaagtatttaataataacttaatataataacttatcaaaggtttaaaaaaagaaaagtcaatacaacttctattttatttttatttctcttttattcccttttattttaatttcctcaagttaatacatttttataagtaaataaatttagtgaaCTAAATAAGGAAAAGTTcactattttgtatttatatagataaCCATTTATAATCATAAAGTTATTGAATATCATAAAGGTCATTTTCCACAAgtctttttcaagattttttcaTCGATAAACATGCacagataaaacatttttgctaataTTGCTGATCAATTTgctgtagcaaaaaaaaaagaaagtttcacTTCACATGTAGGTTTATCTTCCTCTCAGAGTTTAACCATCTATTACTTCTTGCAGTAACAGTTTTTCAATAGAAGTGTTCCTATAAGAAgttagcatttattttcttaaacatttgaaaaaaatacaatacaggtataaatcaaaaacaattttttatatttatatatatatattttttttcaaaagcataCAATGTAAACTTATAGctgctattttttattgataacaaaataTTAGTGTGAAAATAAGGTGGAAATCAAAACGGCATTTTtcatcatgaaaaaaaaattcgcttcATGCGATTTTTTTAGGGTTCGGACTGTCTGCGCAGATATGTGCAGACAGTGTAACTTGTCTGCGCAGACGTCAGCACCGACAAAATTTACTGCTTTGCAGACGATTTtttgaaatcaacaaaaaaagttttaaacttaaaaaatgttttaagtaatatttaaactttatcatAAATTCAGTGATTAGTAACAAAGATTcttacagtaataaaaaaatataatgctatCGTCTATTCTGTGATTTCTTGACATTTAATTTCATTGAGAATTGCACCTTCTTCAAGAATGCAATCAGTCTTGTCATTTGTGTCCATCAGCAAAGTAATCATACACAAGAGACAATGGAGCTTCATCAATTTCTAATTTTTCCGATCACGTTGGAAGGAAATTCAATGCTTTTGACAAGCTTAGAGAGACGGCCCCAAAATGGGTTAGATTTTATCAACGCCATAACATCagcaaatgtatttttttgttgaatttccTTCAGTAATTTACTTTCTTCTTCTACCAACTTAATAAGAACCTATTTTGATAGCTGGAGACTGCTCATTGATTTATATTAACTAAACCATCGTGTAGATACAGGCATGGACAATGAGAAATATTTGTTGCAATACCTCTTTCATCAAACTTTGCTTTCACGATGTAATGATTTTTCAcatatttgatgattttctcTGCATCTTTGACTGTTTTTATGGCCTCAGTTGTAGAAACTATGTCCTTCACAAGCAAGTTGACTCCATGAGCTCCGTATCCGCTAGCCGAGATGTGTGGATATTTCTCCTCAATGATCCTCCACACTGATTTCATAACAGGAGCGCCAATCTTCTCAATAACTTGCAAGATTGCCGCGGCAACTGCAGATGAATTTTGAATGATTCCGGATGTATTTATtgagttgtaaaaaaaaggcCTCTGATTGGGCGCTTTAATACATAAATTCACTATGTGATCGCCTTTTATGTTTGTCCAGCCGTCAGACATCAGTGTTAAGTTTGTTTcagaattcaaaatttcatttacagaAGTAGAACATTTTGTGTATTGTTTGTCGAGCAGAGATCCTGATAAGGCTTTAGCATTCGGGATGACAGATGCATACAATGGATTGAGTGACTTAACGAAATCCTTAAAGACCTCCGATTCGACTGAACAAAATAATATACCCGtacggaaaaaaaattatcaagctTCGtgttaatatcatttttgagcTCTTCATTAATTGGTGGATGTACACGCTGCGTCGGTGAATCAGACGTAGTCAGAAGTTGCTGAGAATCATTGTATAGATGTGATGCCTCTTAATTACGCctagaaaactttaaattgtagtAAAGACACTTACAAAGTTTATATCGATTGATTATACATAGCTCGAACCAAAAAGAAACAGATAAGTAATGAAAAACTCGTAAAAAGTAGATAACTATCATAATAATCtactttttacaagtttttccaaatgtctgaaattattttgcataattaaattatgcaaaaataatttcagacaTTTGATtcagataatttaaatttttcgttTCCGTTAAAGTGTCTGCGCAGACATCGGCGTTGACGTCTACACAGATATGCGCATATTTTCTGAACCCTAGATTTTTTTCACCTTGTGGAAAACAGCctttaattatcattaatttgcaggcactttgcaaatgcatgaaatattatattgaaataagaaaaaattgaataaattcaaTAAGCTTGTTTGATATATCTAATAATtcattaactagaataaaagttattttaaaataaatctccTTTATAATTGAATAagagattatttaaataaaaaaattattttaaaataaaactcccTTATCTGACATATAcctattaaattagaaattcgtcaataaataaagatgcGAACGTcaacgtttattaaaaaaaaaacaatttgtcgTCCCCTGTAAACTAAACCAAAGCAACCAGTTAAGTTACTAGAGTTAAGTTAttcaactattaaatttacttaatttggtaaatttattttaataagaaagaacgaatagaatataaaagacgcaataaatttttttttatattttcaattatttaaagattaaacACTTTCTATAAATATGCTAGTtgttttttaggaatttttaaaagaaatttattcgAAGAGAACCTCAGTGTTCTAAAACTCtcttatttgaataattttaagaatgaaatttgaaatttaacaaaaaattttaaaattttaaagaacttgacattatttataaatttaattgcagtGACATCCATGATGCCCAGTGGGATAGTGAGGATCATTCCTGAAATTCAAACATAGATATAGCTTACAGTATCAATATCAAATTTAGAAGATAATGCAAGTGAggaagaaagttttatttaaatcgtaaacattttgaatagttaaatattatttgtaaaggtgttattgttttttattacttgaaaacagtttcaaaagcagaaacattctattgcaaacattaaaccaGTGATTACtgcaaacattgaaaaaaaaattaaattataaaaaattaaattaaaaaacataaattattttacagcttgttcaaaaataaacttttttgaaaaaaaaacttgaacatatACTTAAACTTATGGTAATATAATTCGACTTATTAAACCAAATCTTTTACTCTCactttttattagtaaataatttgaacaaaaaaattgaataaaaacaccaacttaaaaatcatttgaatGAAAACAGTATTTATACTTATAGCACACTAGATCAAGAAGAAATAAGTTAGGGAAAATGtggtatctaatgtttttttgttttcatcttACTTGTTTAATCTATAGATATAGCATGCTTTTGcacaaataagtttaaaattttatcacaataatgttttaatttattaataagaacaattttatttaatttttttattttaaacatgctttatgttattattgttgtaaaCTGAATTGAACAGCAATTAAACAATGTTACAAAgatgttttatattaacaaaagcTCTTTATATTGACAAACAACTTTGCAGTATTGTTTTACTGtcgttttatagctttttacaatAGCAACTTAATACTCTTTAAagataaaatgtgttttatttttaaagagtaattAAAAGAGTAATTTTAAAGGgtaattttatgaaaatgtatattattacCCCCCTTACTGCAAAGCAGCACTAGGGGTTGAGGAGGAAGGGGGGTtggggcaaaaaaaaaatttttggtgattagatttttttgcaataatttgagccctgtatatgtatatgtatatatatatgtgtgtgtatgtatatatacatataaatatatatcgaccttcagaattagggtcggcattcgacattcaaaaatgaggtcggcaatttattgccgacctcatttttgaATCAGGGTTcaaaacctcatttttcctCAACAACaacgacctcatttttcctaacttccagggttgatatatattgatatatattaatatatatatatatatatatatatatatatatatatatatatatatatatatatatatatatatatatatatatatatatatatatatatatatattaatatatacatatataacttaaatagtaattttttcaaatattaacttCAAACCTGTGTATTATCTGAATAGAATATTGATCCAACCATAGGATTAATGGTAGTAAAAGGATAATCAGCAACTTTAGGACGTGCTCGAGATAAAGCACATAAAAGTGATGATTTACCAGCATTTGGAAAGCCCGTGAGAGCTACATCTGCTATACTTTTTAACTCAAGTACAATATTTCGTTTTTCACCTTTTTGaccattaaaattttcatatttagcgGAACCACCAGCTCCACCATTCACAACTTTCAAAGTCTGACCTTCTTCATTTAGATCTGAAATAAGAACATCCTCACTAGATTTAACTTCAGTTCCTGGTGgaacaataatataaacatcGTTTCCATCTTTCACTCTAACTTGATTTCGTTTAGCAGGAAATCCATGCCCAGCAACAATTCTTcgattttctttatttgaaaaGGTTGATAAGGAACCTCCATTTAAACATTTGATGTACACATTACCACCATCTCCACCAATAAGACCTGTTGACTGAGAACCTTGTCCACCACTACCACCTCTTACATGAATACGAATTCgatcaattatttttgttcgcttataactattttttgttgGGGGTTTTAACTTGACAGATACAACTTCAGTGACATTTCGTACTTGTAGATATAGGAAGTTCTTTGATGGAcataataatgatttaataaacatttaaacttaaaattacacAAACTTCTGCCTTCAatcaatattatatatgaaaaaatatatatttaataattgaataaacatatatttaataataaatatatacttattattatataaatatatatgtaaatatatatatatatatagacatacggttatttaaaaataactgcgTATTTAGATAACATCTTTGATGTCACACTAAATACCCTACTGCTAGgagcttcagtacatacatcaactatctgatagcctgctgctacaatagagtgctgctacatcgattgagGTTTGGCATGCAgcagaaatcttttttttattattctttattttttgctctttggtcctttttctaaaaatgctgtATGCTATAAAGATAGGAAAAACTAGTAACAATTTGTTATCCATATACACATAgtagatatgtatatatgtatatatgtatatatgtatatatatatatatatatatatatatatatatatatatatatatatatatatatatatatatatatatatatatatatatatatatagtaaaaaaactaaataattataacattcgatttatttaaaaaaaaaaaatatatatatatatagtaaaaaaactaaataattataacattcgattaatttaaaaaaaaaaaaaatatatatatatatatatagtaaaaaaacaaaataattataacattcgatttatttaaaaaaaaaatatgtatatatatagtaaaaaaaataaataattataacatttgatttatttaaaaaatatatatacatatatatatatatatatatatatatatatatatatatatatatatatatatcagtggtgtacactggatttttagatgtttgagttttgacactaacaggcattgtgcaaactccaaacttttgtatgtttatgcttatatgaaaaaagaatgttttgcaaagaattGGGGTGATTGGaacttgggaacaaaaaaaccctaatttttgggcatttctcttatttttttaaaactatgacCATATAATGCTTTAACTCCCTCAATTTGAAGGGGCTGTAAATATTGCAGGGTCATAAAAACTGAACACCAagagattattgcatgaaacttgaaatttgttgatgaatatgaatttagataaaaatagtaaagaaaatGGAACGGAACCAACTTATGTGCTAAAATTTTGTGCCACATTTTTTGAAGTCTGTTTTGAGGTGAAGATTTGTTTTGTTggaaaactttttagaatttgatacCAACAtagagtatttttaaaaactataatagttgAACTTTATTACTGTGtggtttataaatacattaacttTATTGCTGTCAAAAATTTGGTTGTATTTCTAAGATGAAATTAATGTCGAAgatatgaacaaatttttttctaactttcctttcattttagtttttatttatccaGGCACTTGCCAAATTTCATTGAATTCCTAGTTGTGACAGGCAATCTTTTTTTAGTcacacttttggtacctaattctttttttacctGATGTCTTTTTGGGAGACAAAGGGGccaatttattgttttattttattttatacttgatttagattaaacaaaagtaaagtaATTGAAGGCTTAACATGTTATTTAATTCATATCTaacttgaaatataaaaattttacttattttaatataaagttaactaagtatttttaatgtttccttgcattatcttaaattttagtttaagttaataaatGGCAATAAATGTAAACTTTAACTTAACTGAAGATGATCCTAAAGTTTCCTATTTGTTGCTTTTAGTAAATGCAACAATTAGTAAACTTTAAGATCATCTTTACATACCATTTTATAGTataatcaaatgaaaatatgtataagtattgtataaagtttttatacaatacttatacatattttttatttcatattagatatttatactaaatatgtataactacatatttttacttgatttgCATCTTAAAGTTGCAACCGATGAGAGTTGCAAATTATGTTGAAATGACTGCATGGCAACCTTGATTATTCTGGCTATAAGCAAAATGAGATATAAAGTCGTAAAAGGTGATCCACaaagtttagtaaatttttttggacTAATGAATTACAATGAGGTATTATTCCAAGATATCATGGAAATCACCTTCGTGCTCTTTTCCGTActtgtattattattacagTGACTTTAAACAACATCTTACAACTGGAACTGTATTGTGTAAAAGTTTGCAAGCAACTCTTCGAGAAGC
Encoded here:
- the LOC100212934 gene encoding GTP-binding protein 10, whose amino-acid sequence is MFIKSLLCPSKNFLYLQVRNVTEVVSVKLKPPTKNSYKRTKIIDRIRIHVRGGSGGQGSQSTGLIGGDGGNVYIKCLNGGSLSTFSNKENRRIVAGHGFPAKRNQVRVKDGNDVYIIVPPGTEVKSSEDVLISDLNEEGQTLKVVNGGAGGSAKYENFNGQKGEKRNIVLELKSIADVALTGFPNAGKSSLLCALSRARPKVADYPFTTINPMVGSIFYSDNTQVKVVDLPGLIEDAHLNKGMGHRFLRHIERTKLITLVIDVNGFQLNSDVLHRTPFDTVLLLLKELALYEDLLLKRPSFIVLNKMDCSDSKMKADLFLEQLSSATINHPFLENNNFAEVILNNLKSFCENGFEKVLFISAKEQIGLETLKTKLYESLPKHTLDFDEEDT